In Poecile atricapillus isolate bPoeAtr1 chromosome W, bPoeAtr1.hap1, whole genome shotgun sequence, one DNA window encodes the following:
- the LOC131592387 gene encoding histone H2A type 2-C, producing the protein MSGRGKQGGKARAKAKSRSSRAGLQFPVGRVHRLLRKGNYAERVGAGAPVYLAAVLEYLTAEILELAGNAARDNKKTRIIPRHLQLAIRNDEELNKLLGKVTIAQGGVLPNIQAVLLPKKTESHKAKSK; encoded by the coding sequence ATGTCCGGGCGCGGGAAGCAGGGCGGGAAGGCGCGCGCCAAGGCCAAGTCGCGCTCGTCGCGGGCCGGGCTGCAGTTCCCCGTGGGCCGCGTGCACCGGCTGCTGCGCAAGGGCAACTACGCGGAGCGCGTGGGCGCCGGCGCCCCGGTGTACCTGGCGGCCGTGCTGGAGTACCTGACGGCCGAGATCCTGGAGCTGGCGGGCAACGCGGCCCGCGACAACAAGAAGACGCGCATCATCCCCCGCCACCTGCAGCTCGCCATCCGCAACGACGAGGAGCTCAACAAGCTGTTGGGCAAGGTGACCATCGCGCAGGGCGGCGTGCTGCCCAACATCCAGGCCGTGCTGCTGCCCAAGAAGACTGAGAGCCACAAGGCCAAGAGCAAGTAA
- the LOC131592393 gene encoding histone H4: MSGRGKGGKGLGKGGAKRHRKVLRDNIQGITKPAIRRLARRGGVKRISGLIYEETRGVLKVFLENVIRDAVTYTEHAKRKTVTAMDVVYALKRQGRTLYGFGG, encoded by the coding sequence ATGTCCGGCAGAGGCAAGGGCGGTAAGGGGCTCGGCAAGGGCGGCGCCAAGCGGCACCGCAAGGTGCTCCGCGATAATATCCAGGGCATCACCAAGCCGGCCATCCGCCGCCTGGCTCGGCGCGGCGGCGTCAAGCGCATCTCGGGGCTGATCTACGAGGAGACGCGCGGCGTGCTGAAGGTGTTCCTGGAGAACGTGATCCGCGACGCCGTCACCTACACGGAGCACGCCAAGAGGAAGACGGTGACCGCCATGGACGTGGTGTATGCCCTCAAGCGCCAGGGCCGCACTCTGTACGGCTTCGGCGGCTAA